One genomic segment of Mytilus galloprovincialis chromosome 5, xbMytGall1.hap1.1, whole genome shotgun sequence includes these proteins:
- the LOC143074668 gene encoding uncharacterized protein LOC143074668 gives MNYFYLLTFALFLECSVCALNHENKRLLLNDPDAIVRLANLEQQNQLLTQKVLDLESKMATRQDHGSTYVRWGRTQCEGTNTELVYSGYAAGQRYNHITYATRYGGPANTLCLPKDPELSNMSFTSSWSLLFGAEYQVNGFAHDSAYNDIPCAVCRNTHASSSIMIPGRHSCYSGWIEEYNGLLGGGHEGDTASSYICVDNNPEYVSSGEKSEGGLMLYVVGLKCGPLPCPPYHNNHQVNCVVCSK, from the exons atgaattacTTTTATTTGTTAACTTTTGCATTATTTCTGGAATGTAGTGTATGTGCTTTAAACCATGAAAACAAACGTCTCTTGTTAAATGACCCAGATGCTATTGTTCGTTTGGCCAACTTAGAACAGCAAAACCAGCTGCTAACACAAAAGGTCTTGGATCTGGAATCTAAAATGGCAACAAGGCAGG ATCACGGATCCACATATGTTCGATGGGGAAGAACTCAATGTGAAGGCACAAATACTGAACTTGTTTATTCAG gATATGCTGCTGGACAGCGTTACAATCATATCACCTATGCCACTCGTTATGGTGGACCCGCTAATACCCTATGTCTACCTAAAGATCCTGAACTATCTAACATGTCATTTACAAGCAGCTGGAGTTTACTCTTTGGAGCTGAATATCAAGTTAACGGATTTGCTCATGATTCAGCATATAATGATATTCCATGTGCGGTATGTAGAAATACCCATGCCTCATCTTCAATTATGATACCTGGACGACATTCCTGCTACTCCGGTTGGATAGAAGAATATAATGGTCTTCTTGGTGGCGGTCATGAAGGTGATACTGCTTCGTCTTATATCTGTGTGGACAATAATCCAGAGTATGTTTCCTCTGGAGAAAAGAGTGAAGGTGGCCTCATGTTGTATGTTGTTGGTTTAAAATGTGGACCTCTACCGTGTCCACCATACCATAACAATCATCAGGTTAACTGTGTTGTTTGTTCAAAATAG